CTTGAAGTAATAATTATTACATTGtacaatgaggaaactaaggcttcgGGAGGTAAGGTCAACTGCCCAAAGTCTTGGCAGAGCGAAGAAACAGACGCAGCAGTCTGACTCCCAGATGTTCTTAACCAATTGGTCTGAGTCATAACCTCACAGTCCTCAAACCTCAAGACCAGGTTTGCAGGGTGACAggggtggagaaaaaggaagctgTAAGAACCCCCATAAAGCAACTCACTATGGATAAACAGTGTGACTCTCACTTCATTATGTAACTGAAACAGCCTTTAGTTATCTGAGtttccccaaataaacaattCCAATTTCCTTTATTGGTCTGGGCAGGACATTTTAATCTCAGAGCGTGAGGACATGCACGCCTGCTCTCCAAGGAAAACATTACAGAGTGAAGTATTTGTTTTGCTGTTTCACGAATGTAACATATTTCAATGGTTCTTTCTAAAGAGTAATACTTTGGAAAATTAATTGGAGAATATTGCAGTTTTCTGGGGAAGGAATTTAAGATATATGTAGTAGTAAAAATTACATTATTGGAAAATGAATCCATTCAATTTTTTTGAACTGTGTACCACAGATGTAATTATTATAGCCATCACTTACTGAACATTTATTACAGGCCAGAGACTGTGCTAAACACTTAAAAGCATTATCAGATTTTATTCTTAATGAGCTAGGTATTAATAACCctattttataaaagaggaaactgagatttctCTGAAAGGTTTAAGTaaattgcctgaggtcacacagccattaAACTGTACTGGGAATAAAACTCATATCTGACTCCAAATTATGTCCTAGACGCCTCTCAATATATTGCTATAGatttaggtcattacaaagtataAAGAGCTTCTTAATTTAATTCAATAGCAACCTGAACAACAGTTTTATCTAATTATCCTTATTTACACATTGTTGGAACATTGAAAATCATAACTTTCCACAAAACTGACCCCCCTCTTCTCACCCCACCAAAGCATATTCACAGCAAATTCTATGAAAGCAACATTCTTTCTCGAGTTCTAGCATCAGCTAATGGATGTGTAGGGCTAGTGGACAGATCGGGAAGTACAATTTTGAAAGCTAGTATAGTTTAATTCATGGTAATGAACTAATGAGCTCACATATTATGTCACCTTCCTTGATGAAGTTGAGAAAATTTAATATCAAAATTCAGATTTCTATTTTCCATAAAAGGGGAATCATACTGCAGTTGTGTTCTCTTCACCTGATCTAAGGAGAACTGGAATTCCAGCAGAGACAGTTACCTATGTAGAAaagaatgttttgttttcctggcaGATAATCTGGGGAAGCACAGAACTTGTGCTGGTACCTTCTAGGTTAAGGAAGGCTCTTGGGATTAAGGTGGGGGGTGGTCCTGGGAGAGCACAGATATAGGGGCTCTGCTGGCAGGAGCTGTGTTGGAATCCAGGGGCGGCTTGTTAGCCTTTTGATGGCTTGATTGGGATAAGCCTGCTGTGGCTGCAGGCTTGAGGTGCTCGTGCCCAGGATGCCAACCTGCTGGCCCATGCTGCCCTGCGGTCTGACCGTCCTACCTGCTGGGGTTGCAGGGCCACTGCAGGCAGGAGTAGATGTGCAGAGGTTCAGTCCTCTTTCACTGTAAATAGAGATGTGAGGATTATGAAAAATGGCCCATAAAAGGCACCTTCCCAAAGCTATCGCAAGACCAAGACAGCAGAGCTCAGAAAAAGGACAGTTACTAACGGATCATCGTCAGTTCTCTGGCATCATGGATGGAGCACTggattggggggggtggggggggggcaggggctgggcacaGAGAATACCAGCAATGCTAAGCACTTGCAGTCTGACTGGCTTTCAGATCCTGTACATCTCAAGTTTCCAGAAAAGGGTGCTATTAATTTCCTGAACTGATACAGAAATATATCATTGGCCAGAAGTAGAATAAGAAGCACTTTGGGGGGGGGAATTCACATCTAAAAATATACAACCATGACAGCAAAAGCAgtaatggggggggaggggggagggagaggagtagGTTTAAGTGAGAAATGTCCCCAAATATCCTTATGCTGTCCTGTATGTTAAAAATCATTCACAAATAAGCTTCCAGTAATCTGgaaatacatatgtaatatatcgGCTGCATTTACTTGGCCTTGAGCCTACTTAACACTACCCCGCTGGGAAGCATTAAGGAAAGTGGTTGCTGAGGACTGTTTATTCCCTGTCCTGCATCTACTCCCTTTTTCTTCTGgtaacagtgtttttttttttttcccctctttgagAAATACGCTTCCCCAGCACTGCATGTCATCTTGGTGGTCATGTCAGTCAAAATGCCCTGTCCTCCCTTTCACTCTTGGGAAGTGGCAAAAGGACAGAAGATGGCTGTGATGGTTTGTCCCACAGGCTGCAGCCTGAGGAGACATCCACAGTTCCTGCTCTCAAGAGCTATCCTTCCGGCCTGCTTGTCCCTTCCGTTCTCTGAGCTCCCTAGATCTTTCCAACAATTTACTTCTTTGCTAAAAGAAGCCAGTCAGTCTTTGCTGCATATAAAGCCCCTCACATGGTACTTTGTAAATATTTGAGAGAAAGAACTTTGAAACAAATGAGGTATGTGTGTACACACTGAGAAGACTGCAAAACTCCGTTCTCAGGGTGGAAGTTACTTGAagtttgtgtctgttttgtgtcACCTACTAAGAGGCAGCTCTGGTGTTGAGAAAAAAGACCCCTGGATGTGTCACGTCACTCCCAGTCCTCAATATTCTCATCTGGAATGAAGAGGTTTGACTAAGGTATCCTCAAGGTCCTTTGCAGCTGGAAAATCCAATTCTTCTGTATTGAAGTGATATGAATCCAAGCTTAGTAAACTGCAGAGCTAAAAATTCCAGTAAGCATAAACCTGAGGCCTTGTCTTTTCTGATATAAACCTCTAACAGGTTACATAGTAATTTTCTCCCTATTACCTCAGTTCTCTTCTCAAGGGCATCGATGCCAAGGGAGAAATGAGGGTTTCTCTTTTCTGCCATCAATTCAGATGGGCCCCGTGGCTGAGAAGGAAATCACAGTGCCATCACCAGGAGAATACAGTGCTGACTTCAGGGAAATGAGTAAGCAAGCGCAGAGCGGAAGACTTTGTGTTAAAAATTCTGTCAGTTTAGAAGTAGGGGGTGACAAATCCAGCCTCAAACACAGAGGTCCAATTGTCTCTTCGGTTTGCACCACTACACCCAGTGTCTGCCACATAAAGCCCTGGTGTGTGTCCACTGCCTGGCCTGCCCAGGGAGTTGACCAGATAGTATTGCTTCTTGGCTTCATATCGTATTACATTTAGGGTAACAAATGCACTCCACACTCAGAACAGGAAATGAAGACTCCAAACATACTGTTCGGATTTCATAGTgagaatacaaaaaaagaatatctacatAAGAGAAAGACTTTTTAACCAACAGTTTCTCCAAacctctttctttccccttctttctttctttttttctttttctttctttctttccttccttctctctctctctctgtatctctgtctctttctgtctttttttttggcccaaaTACCCACTTTTGTTAACAGATGAGCAACATTTATTATAAACAAGAAGAGAAGTGATTTAAAGGATCACAGGATCATGGGCTTATTGTGTGCCACTGGGGTCACCTGGACTTACTCTAAGAAATAAAGCTATTAGAGCTGTTTGATTACTccttagttttgtcttttcaccAGATCTCACTGGCCCCATGAGGAAAGTCACTGCCTTCAGGCTCACTCAAGCACACAAGCACCCCTGCTAGCTGTGAGCAAGCCAGCTAGGGCTGCTAAAGTGTCTCCTTTGTTTAAATTAAACATTGCTTCCCTTACTTTTTGTCTGATAGGATTTCAGTCTTTTTGGACCTTCATGTCCTGGCTGGATCTTCAGTCTGATCAGAGGCCCCATCCCCAGATCCCAGCTCTGACCTTGGGATGTTATGATTGACAGGCTATGCACAGGGTGGCTGGAATCATAAATCTAACTCCTGGCCTGTACTGTACACACGATTGGCCATAAACTGGCCCTTTCACCTATACTCAGGGCACAGACATCTCTTCAAAGCCCAGAAGCCTTCTAGGATCTGGAACAGGATAGCTTCCAGCATCAGATAAAACTTTGAGtcagaaaagaatacaaaatcatAAGCTGCCTTGGAAATCTGCTTAGCAGCCCAGCTGAGGAGACTAATGCATAGTTTTATGGAAGAAGTGTGATAGTAAGGGAGTAAAAAGATAGAGTAAACTGGGTCGTGCATGTTTGTTAATTGCTTTGctcaaatattttttgcttttctggcCCCccattcctccatccctccccaccaccgtTCCTGTCACATAACAAAAACCAGCATTTCATAGGGAAAGAGAATGTGGAACTTTTGATCCCAGCTCTTTCACAACCAtgtggcagttttcacagaagagaaagctCTGCCTACCTGAGTTTTTGTCAGGCAGCCGGTTTATCCTCCACACAATGGAGTTGAAGGCGTGCTCATACTTGGCAGTTCCCAGAGTTACTCTCATGACAGGCTCAGAGCCAGATACACTAGTTGAGCCAAAACTTGCCCCCCGGTTCATTTTGGCTTTCAAAGACTTTTCCCCCAGGACACTTTCCCTGCGGAAGTTTTTCACCCACTCACTGGGCACAGGGTAGCAAACCATCACATTCTCACAGGGAACCTGAGTGAGAGGGTCACAGTTAGAGGAGAAGCCAGACGACATCCTCAGCCAGCTCTGCACCTCCACCTCTGCCCCGCTGATGCTTGCCACGGTCCTGAGTGTGAAAGGCAAGGTCTTCTCGGCAAATACGGTCCTGAACCGCATTAGCTCAAATCGGCAGGCATCCAAAGGGTTGAACAGAATAACCCGTGAGCTGTTGAATACATCCTCATCCACACACCCGTGAAAATGGCACTCGTGGAGCTTGATCCACTTTGCGGTGGTGGTGGGCATGATGTCTTGCCGGGAAACGATCTCGTTCCCTTTGACGAGGACATCATTGAGGCCCAAGCGGCACTCGGCGAGGCCAGAGAGGAAACTAAGGACGTGGATCCGTGTCAAGACACGGTGCCGGAGAATCTGGTTGTCTCCTTTGCTCACAAGGCCAGAGAATTCATCTCGGACATCCACGGTAATCTCCTCTTCAAGGTAGCTCAAGCCCACTGTGCTCAAGTCCATTGACAATACCGGCAGGTCCATGAGACGGTCCTGAACTGCACGGATGAAGCTCAGGAAGTCATCATAATTGGTGGTGCCCAGCTTAATCACTTGTTCCCTCTCTGCCGTGTGGGCCACAGCAGGTTTAGGCTggtatttcttcttctccttgTAGGTGACGCGATCTATCCTCAAGCTGTGGATCCTGCCGTTCTCATCGTAGTTTTGGAGCCGGGGTTCTGAAATCTCATGGCAGATCTCCAGCCTGAACTCACGGAATGGCTTTTCCAGGCCCTGCTCATAATACAGCTGCAGGTACCCACTGTCCGTCAGTTTGATGTAGATGGGTCCCCAGTGCCTAGAGGACatgatgtttttcttctctgggaTCCTAAGCATCATGGGCCacccatccctgggctgggacagCACGGAACCTGGCAGGTGGTCATCTCGTTCAAGCCAGGCTATTGGGTCATCATCAGGGAGAGTCGTACTCCCTAAGCAGTCAGGATCCTCAATTTGGAGTCGTTTGAGTTTTTCAACAGCATCAGAATGTGAATGGTTCTTGCTTGAATCATCAAAACTGATGGCATCCTGGTAGATGACAATGAGAGAATCTCTCTGGCCTTTGCCTGTGGTGCCAGACATGGAATGGTTTTGGGAGCGCCTCTCCTGCTCCTCAAAGAAAGCACGGAAAGGGTTGATAGGGGAGGGCTGTACATCTTGTAAAGTCTCATTCAGAAAAGGATTGGTTGCCCTCCAAGGAGGAGCCTCGGGCACGGAAGGCGGATGGTTTAAGGAGGAAATGTCCAGCTTCTGAACTTTGGAGAAGTTCATCAAAGTGCTCTTGGGACGTTCCCTCTTCTTAAACGACCCAGTTGAGTTATAAGGTACATCTGGGATCACAGATCCAAGAGGTGGTGTCTTCGGCTTCAGAGGAGAGGTGATCGGTGGCAAAGGGCCACTGACATCATTGTCATCAAAAGTGACCCAGCTAGGGAAACGAGCAGAGGTCGCAGGAGCGGCGGGGTGTCCGTTCACGGCTGGACTGCTGGCCTGCCAGTTGACGGCCTCCATCTCTACCTCTTCATCTTCCTGAAGAGAGGAAGAATTGtctaaaaggaaaaggagaacatATGAGGGGCTGCTATTCAGGGCCTCTAGAGGCATAGGAATGAAGGATGACTAGAATTTTATCTGGAATCCAGTAAATTCCAAAGCATTTCATTTCAAGTGTTTAGTCTGGGCACAGCTCTCATAGTTCTGTAATAAGCACACCAGAGGGCCATTCATTAAATGCAGTAAGAATACAAATGTCAATACAGAAGCACTGATAGGACCCAGATCCCTTGCAATTTAACTCATATATTCTCCCTTCATGTTACTGAAGTTTctggaatagttttttttttcttgactctaAAGTATGTATTCTTATACTTTTAAACATTGAAAACTACCTCCTACATAAAGTGATATAAAGCTGATCTCACTGAACAAAACAAGCCATATGCTCTAAGTGATAATATGATTGCAAATAATGTAATCGGAGGGATTCTTACCCAaatgtgatcaataaatattaaagacaaaatgTTAACATCCATAATATGAAATAAGTTTATACAGCTgaataacaaaaatgtaaaaacttgaAATACAGGCAAAGGACATATACAGACAACCCAGGAAAGATGAAGTAAAAATGTCTAATAACCATGTAGGAAATGTACAGCCTCACTGgtaataagaaaaaagcaaattaaaccccCAAAATCTgtgaagatttttaaagttttagtatTCGATGAGGGTAAGGGTGCTATAATGTGAACAGTAAATAGACCCTTAACAGAACCGTAAGTTGCTACAAACTCTGCAAAAATGGTTTGGCAATTTGTATTAAGGGtcttataaatattcatgaaCAATGACTTAGTAATCTTACCCTAaggaaataaatccaaattgTGAAGTAAGTTTTGGGTGAATgttaagaaactgaggcacacaatGGAAAAAcatgcagccattaaaatgtttgtttacaCGTATGTAGTAACATGAGAAAATGCCCCTGATATTaatcttttttctctaaaatacttTTCCATCTTggggtttatttgttttatgaaaaaaaaggggggggggttaTTACAAATAAACTCCACCCTAGCAGGGCCTTCAAGGAAGGAGATACAGGAGTTGAGTTTTGAGGCAGGAACGATCCAAACCTTTTCAATAAAGACCCTGTgtgtctatttttagtttttttaaggaaccttcatactgttttctatagtggctgtaccaatttacattcccaccacagcaatcccactactgggcatatgccctgaggaaaccataatccaaaaagacacatgcactccagtgttcactgcagcactatttacaatagccaggacgtggaagcaacctaaatgcccatcaacagatgaatggataaagaagatgtggcacatatatacaatggaatataactcagccataaaaaggaatgaaactaagttgttcgtagtgaggtggatggacctagagtctatcatacagcgcgaagtaagccagaaagagaaaaacaaataccatatgctaactcatatatacggaatctaaaaaaatggtcctgatgaacccagtgacagggcaagaataaagatgcagatgtagagaacggacttgggggcggtgggggccagggcagcagtgaaggggaagctgggatgaagtgagagagtcgcactgacatatatacactaccaaatgta
The window above is part of the Hippopotamus amphibius kiboko isolate mHipAmp2 chromosome 4, mHipAmp2.hap2, whole genome shotgun sequence genome. Proteins encoded here:
- the STON2 gene encoding stonin-2 isoform X6 yields the protein MTTLDHVIATHQSEWVSFNEEPLFPVPSEGGTEEHLAAASSSSDQSESSSGENHVADGGSQDLSHSEHDDSSEKMGLISEAASPPGSPEQPPSDLASAISSWVQFEDEKPWASTSPPHKEAGGTAISLTMPCWTCPSFNSLGRCPLPSESSWTTHSEDTSSPSFGPSYTDLQLISAEEQSGPASGADSTDERTEWQTDRQAAVSPVPACTEHTSTRTYVLDPSPPSTHPRRSQSPGQGPQGASAPHDNSSSLQEDEEVEMEAVNWQASSPAVNGHPAAPATSARFPSWVTFDDNDVSGPLPPITSPLKPKTPPLGSVIPDVPYNSTGSFKKRERPKSTLMNFSKVQKLDISSLNHPPSVPEAPPWRATNPFLNETLQDVQPSPINPFRAFFEEQERRSQNHSMSGTTGKGQRDSLIVIYQDAISFDDSSKNHSHSDAVEKLKRLQIEDPDCLGSTTLPDDDPIAWLERDDHLPGSVLSQPRDGWPMMLRIPEKKNIMSSRHWGPIYIKLTDSGYLQLYYEQGLEKPFREFRLEICHEISEPRLQNYDENGRIHSLRIDRVTYKEKKKYQPKPAVAHTAEREQVIKLGTTNYDDFLSFIRAVQDRLMDLPVLSMDLSTVGLSYLEEEITVDVRDEFSGLVSKGDNQILRHRVLTRIHVLSFLSGLAECRLGLNDVLVKGNEIVSRQDIMPTTTAKWIKLHECHFHGCVDEDVFNSSRVILFNPLDACRFELMRFRTVFAEKTLPFTLRTVASISGAEVEVQSWLRMSSGFSSNCDPLTQVPCENVMVCYPVPSEWVKNFRRESVLGEKSLKAKMNRGASFGSTSVSGSEPVMRVTLGTAKYEHAFNSIVWRINRLPDKNSVKED
- the STON2 gene encoding stonin-2 isoform X5; the protein is MTTLDHVIATHQSEWVSFNEEPLFPVPSEGGTEEHLAAASSSSDQSESSSGENHVADGGSQDLSHSEHDDSSEKMGLISEAASPPGSPEQPPSDLASAISSWVQFEDEKPWASTSPPHKEAAISLTMPCWTCPSFNSLGRCPLPSESSWTTHSEDTSSPSFGPSYTDLQLISAEEQSGPASGADSTDNSSSLQEDEEVEMEAVNWQASSPAVNGHPAAPATSARFPSWVTFDDNDVSGPLPPITSPLKPKTPPLGSVIPDVPYNSTGSFKKRERPKSTLMNFSKVQKLDISSLNHPPSVPEAPPWRATNPFLNETLQDVQPSPINPFRAFFEEQERRSQNHSMSGTTGKGQRDSLIVIYQDAISFDDSSKNHSHSDAVEKLKRLQIEDPDCLGSTTLPDDDPIAWLERDDHLPGSVLSQPRDGWPMMLRIPEKKNIMSSRHWGPIYIKLTDSGYLQLYYEQGLEKPFREFRLEICHEISEPRLQNYDENGRIHSLRIDRVTYKEKKKYQPKPAVAHTAEREQVIKLGTTNYDDFLSFIRAVQDRLMDLPVLSMDLSTVGLSYLEEEITVDVRDEFSGLVSKGDNQILRHRVLTRIHVLSFLSGLAECRLGLNDVLVKGNEIVSRQDIMPTTTAKWIKLHECHFHGCVDEDVFNSSRVILFNPLDACRFELMRFRTVFAEKTLPFTLRTVASISGAEVEVQSWLRMSSGFSSNCDPLTQVPCENVMVCYPVPSEWVKNFRRESVLGEKSLKAKMNRGASFGSTSVSGSEPVMRVTLGTAKYEHAFNSIVWRINRLPDKNSASGHPHCFFCHLELGSDREVPSRFASHVNIEFSMPTTSASKAAVRSISVEDKMDVRKWVNYSAHYSYKVEIEQKKSLKPDFEGDEMENPKECGVQ
- the STON2 gene encoding stonin-2 isoform X2; translated protein: MTTLDHVIATHQSEWVSFNEEPLFPVPSEGGTEEHLAAASSSSDQSESSSGENHVADGGSQDLSHSEHDDSSEKMGLISEAASPPGSPEQPPSDLASAISSWVQFEDEKPWASTSPPHKEAAISLTMPCWTCPSFNSLGRCPLPSESSWTTHSEDTSSPSFGPSYTDLQLISAEEQSGPASGADSTDERTEWQTDRQAAVSPVPACTEHTSTRTYVLDPSPPSTHPRRSQSPGQGPQGASAPHDNSSSLQEDEEVEMEAVNWQASSPAVNGHPAAPATSARFPSWVTFDDNDVSGPLPPITSPLKPKTPPLGSVIPDVPYNSTGSFKKRERPKSTLMNFSKVQKLDISSLNHPPSVPEAPPWRATNPFLNETLQDVQPSPINPFRAFFEEQERRSQNHSMSGTTGKGQRDSLIVIYQDAISFDDSSKNHSHSDAVEKLKRLQIEDPDCLGSTTLPDDDPIAWLERDDHLPGSVLSQPRDGWPMMLRIPEKKNIMSSRHWGPIYIKLTDSGYLQLYYEQGLEKPFREFRLEICHEISEPRLQNYDENGRIHSLRIDRVTYKEKKKYQPKPAVAHTAEREQVIKLGTTNYDDFLSFIRAVQDRLMDLPVLSMDLSTVGLSYLEEEITVDVRDEFSGLVSKGDNQILRHRVLTRIHVLSFLSGLAECRLGLNDVLVKGNEIVSRQDIMPTTTAKWIKLHECHFHGCVDEDVFNSSRVILFNPLDACRFELMRFRTVFAEKTLPFTLRTVASISGAEVEVQSWLRMSSGFSSNCDPLTQVPCENVMVCYPVPSEWVKNFRRESVLGEKSLKAKMNRGASFGSTSVSGSEPVMRVTLGTAKYEHAFNSIVWRINRLPDKNSASGHPHCFFCHLELGSDREVPSRFASHVNIEFSMPTTSASKAAVRSISVEDKMDVRKWVNYSAHYSYKVEIEQKKSLKPDFEGDEMENPKECGVQ
- the STON2 gene encoding stonin-2 isoform X4 yields the protein MTTLDHVIATHQSEWVSFNEEPLFPVPSEGGTEEHLAAASSSSDQSESSSGENHVADGGSQDLSHSEHDDSSEKMGLISEAASPPGSPEQPPSDLASAISSWVQFEDEKPWASTSPPHKEAGGTAISLTMPCWTCPSFNSLGRCPLPSESSWTTHSEDTSSPSFGPSYTDLQLISAEEQSGPASGADSTDNSSSLQEDEEVEMEAVNWQASSPAVNGHPAAPATSARFPSWVTFDDNDVSGPLPPITSPLKPKTPPLGSVIPDVPYNSTGSFKKRERPKSTLMNFSKVQKLDISSLNHPPSVPEAPPWRATNPFLNETLQDVQPSPINPFRAFFEEQERRSQNHSMSGTTGKGQRDSLIVIYQDAISFDDSSKNHSHSDAVEKLKRLQIEDPDCLGSTTLPDDDPIAWLERDDHLPGSVLSQPRDGWPMMLRIPEKKNIMSSRHWGPIYIKLTDSGYLQLYYEQGLEKPFREFRLEICHEISEPRLQNYDENGRIHSLRIDRVTYKEKKKYQPKPAVAHTAEREQVIKLGTTNYDDFLSFIRAVQDRLMDLPVLSMDLSTVGLSYLEEEITVDVRDEFSGLVSKGDNQILRHRVLTRIHVLSFLSGLAECRLGLNDVLVKGNEIVSRQDIMPTTTAKWIKLHECHFHGCVDEDVFNSSRVILFNPLDACRFELMRFRTVFAEKTLPFTLRTVASISGAEVEVQSWLRMSSGFSSNCDPLTQVPCENVMVCYPVPSEWVKNFRRESVLGEKSLKAKMNRGASFGSTSVSGSEPVMRVTLGTAKYEHAFNSIVWRINRLPDKNSASGHPHCFFCHLELGSDREVPSRFASHVNIEFSMPTTSASKAAVRSISVEDKMDVRKWVNYSAHYSYKVEIEQKKSLKPDFEGDEMENPKECGVQ
- the STON2 gene encoding stonin-2 isoform X1 translates to MTTLDHVIATHQSEWVSFNEEPLFPVPSEGGTEEHLAAASSSSDQSESSSGENHVADGGSQDLSHSEHDDSSEKMGLISEAASPPGSPEQPPSDLASAISSWVQFEDEKPWASTSPPHKEAGGTAISLTMPCWTCPSFNSLGRCPLPSESSWTTHSEDTSSPSFGPSYTDLQLISAEEQSGPASGADSTDERTEWQTDRQAAVSPVPACTEHTSTRTYVLDPSPPSTHPRRSQSPGQGPQGASAPHDNSSSLQEDEEVEMEAVNWQASSPAVNGHPAAPATSARFPSWVTFDDNDVSGPLPPITSPLKPKTPPLGSVIPDVPYNSTGSFKKRERPKSTLMNFSKVQKLDISSLNHPPSVPEAPPWRATNPFLNETLQDVQPSPINPFRAFFEEQERRSQNHSMSGTTGKGQRDSLIVIYQDAISFDDSSKNHSHSDAVEKLKRLQIEDPDCLGSTTLPDDDPIAWLERDDHLPGSVLSQPRDGWPMMLRIPEKKNIMSSRHWGPIYIKLTDSGYLQLYYEQGLEKPFREFRLEICHEISEPRLQNYDENGRIHSLRIDRVTYKEKKKYQPKPAVAHTAEREQVIKLGTTNYDDFLSFIRAVQDRLMDLPVLSMDLSTVGLSYLEEEITVDVRDEFSGLVSKGDNQILRHRVLTRIHVLSFLSGLAECRLGLNDVLVKGNEIVSRQDIMPTTTAKWIKLHECHFHGCVDEDVFNSSRVILFNPLDACRFELMRFRTVFAEKTLPFTLRTVASISGAEVEVQSWLRMSSGFSSNCDPLTQVPCENVMVCYPVPSEWVKNFRRESVLGEKSLKAKMNRGASFGSTSVSGSEPVMRVTLGTAKYEHAFNSIVWRINRLPDKNSASGHPHCFFCHLELGSDREVPSRFASHVNIEFSMPTTSASKAAVRSISVEDKMDVRKWVNYSAHYSYKVEIEQKKSLKPDFEGDEMENPKECGVQ
- the STON2 gene encoding stonin-2 isoform X3, with product MTTLDHVIATHQSEWVSFNEEPLFPVPSEGGTEEHLAAASSSSDQSESSSGENHVADGGSQDLSHSEHDDSSEKMGLISEAASPPGSPEQPPSDLASAISSWVQFEDEKPWASTSPPHKEAGGTAISLTMPCWTCPSFNSLGRCPLPSESSWTTHSEDTSSPSFGPSYTDLQLISAEEQSGPASGADSTDNSSSLQEDEEVEMEAVNWQASSPAVNGHPAAPATSARFPSWVTFDDNDVSGPLPPITSPLKPKTPPLGSVIPDVPYNSTGSFKKRERPKSTLMNFSKVQKLDISSLNHPPSVPEAPPWRATNPFLNETLQDVQPSPINPFRAFFEEQERRSQNHSMSGTTGKGQRDSLIVIYQDAISFDDSSKNHSHSDAVEKLKRLQIEDPDCLGSTTLPDDDPIAWLERDDHLPGSVLSQPRDGWPMMLRIPEKKNIMSSRHWGPIYIKLTDSGYLQLYYEQGLEKPFREFRLEICHEISEPRLQNYDENGRIHSLRIDRVTYKEKKKYQPKPAVAHTAEREQVIKLGTTNYDDFLSFIRAVQDRLMDLPVLSMDLSTVGLSYLEEEITVDVRDEFSGLVSKGDNQILRHRVLTRIHVLSFLSGLAECRLGLNDVLVKGNEIVSRQDIMPTTTAKWIKLHECHFHGCVDEDVFNSSRVILFNPLDACRFELMRFRTVFAEKTLPFTLRTVASISGAEVEVQSWLRMSSGFSSNCDPLTQVPCENVMVCYPVPSEWVKNFRRESVLGEKSLKAKMNRGASFGSTSVSGSEPVMRVTLGTAKYEHAFNSIVWRINRLPDKNSASGHPHCFFCHLELGSDREVPSRFASHVNIEFSMPTTSASKAAVRSISVEDKMDVRKWVNYSAHYSYKVASGGIWLMFPSLSVHLRALPPPFLLAVPAQGAGCSTILEVVHRG